In a single window of the Novosphingobium sp. IK01 genome:
- a CDS encoding YdcH family protein, whose translation METRLNGSTITGTTHISALQSKHAGLERRISEEMSRPSPDMSLLTQLKRRKLRIKEELALIH comes from the coding sequence ATGGAAACCAGGCTTAACGGAAGCACGATTACTGGAACCACCCATATCTCGGCCTTGCAGAGCAAGCACGCGGGCCTTGAACGGCGGATTTCCGAGGAAATGTCCCGTCCTTCGCCCGATATGTCGCTGCTCACCCAGCTCAAGCGGCGCAAATTGCGCATCAAGGAAGAGCTCGCGCTGATCCACTGA
- a CDS encoding YdcH family protein, translated as MTEEEMRKRLEGLRLEHRDLDVAIEALSANGVADQLQVARLKKRKLLLKDQISMLEDYLIPDIIA; from the coding sequence GTGACCGAAGAGGAAATGCGCAAGCGTCTTGAGGGGCTGCGCCTCGAACATCGCGACCTCGATGTCGCGATCGAAGCGCTCAGCGCCAACGGGGTGGCCGACCAGTTGCAGGTGGCCCGGCTCAAGAAGCGCAAATTGCTGCTCAAGGACCAGATCTCGATGCTGGAAGACTATCTGATTCCCGATATTATCGCCTGA
- a CDS encoding DUF1465 family protein, with product MTLPSANPRIVESLYAEALALADDARERFGQLRQQQADQQARQDDEDLASVKARCEALRTTTRIMHCLAWLLNRRAWFAGELTEQQLRRHGRLIAHFPASDPAAVSEFSPAVQRVVHASERLYERIGRLDEAWQRWPGPSPEQAGASPTITRLRERLVQAMARAG from the coding sequence ATGACCTTACCCAGCGCCAATCCCCGCATTGTCGAATCGCTCTATGCCGAGGCCCTCGCCCTGGCCGATGATGCCCGTGAGCGCTTCGGGCAGTTGCGCCAGCAACAGGCCGATCAACAGGCCCGTCAGGACGACGAGGATCTGGCCAGCGTCAAGGCCCGGTGCGAGGCGCTGCGCACCACCACGCGGATCATGCATTGCCTGGCCTGGCTGCTCAATCGGCGGGCCTGGTTCGCCGGCGAGCTGACCGAGCAGCAATTGCGCCGCCATGGCCGCCTGATCGCGCATTTTCCCGCCAGCGATCCGGCTGCGGTCAGCGAGTTTTCGCCTGCCGTCCAGCGGGTCGTCCATGCCAGCGAACGCCTCTACGAACGCATCGGCCGTCTCGACGAAGCCTGGCAGCGCTGGCCCGGCCCCTCTCCCGAACAGGCTGGCGCCAGCCCCACCATCACCCGCCTGCGCGAACGGCTGGTCCAGGCCATGGCCCGCGCGGGCTGA
- a CDS encoding MBL fold metallo-hydrolase translates to MASSSLPDRSTWNTGIAVSLEPLVRRVLAPNASPYTYTGTQTYLVGTGADVAVIDPGPDGTGAPNHADTSAQGHVEAIMQAVGSARVAAIVCTHTHRDHSPASRPLAALTGAPIIGCAPLALDDSGPRADAAFDPDYQPDRVLADGETLRGQGWTLEAVATPGHTSNHLCLALRESGALFTGDHVMGWSTSVVSPPDGDMAAYMASLQKLYERAQDRVYYPAHGDPIFNPHQFVRGMMGHRRQRERQILRLLETGQLAIPAMVEQMYKGLNPHLHGAAGRSVLAHLIDLERQGRVVRWEEQWSIPS, encoded by the coding sequence ATGGCCAGTTCCTCTCTTCCCGACCGTTCCACGTGGAACACCGGCATCGCCGTGTCGCTCGAACCGCTCGTGCGCCGCGTGCTGGCCCCCAATGCCTCGCCCTATACCTATACCGGCACGCAGACCTATCTGGTCGGGACGGGCGCCGATGTGGCGGTGATCGATCCGGGCCCGGACGGAACAGGCGCCCCGAACCATGCCGACACCAGCGCGCAAGGCCATGTCGAGGCGATCATGCAGGCCGTGGGAAGCGCGCGCGTGGCGGCCATCGTGTGCACCCACACCCACCGCGACCACAGCCCGGCCTCGCGCCCGCTCGCCGCGCTGACCGGGGCGCCGATCATCGGTTGCGCGCCGCTCGCGCTCGACGACAGCGGCCCGCGCGCCGACGCGGCCTTCGACCCCGACTATCAGCCCGACCGCGTGCTGGCCGATGGCGAGACACTGCGCGGCCAGGGCTGGACACTGGAAGCCGTGGCCACGCCGGGCCATACCAGCAACCACTTGTGCCTCGCCCTGCGCGAAAGCGGCGCGCTGTTCACCGGCGATCATGTGATGGGCTGGTCCACCAGTGTCGTCTCGCCCCCCGATGGCGACATGGCCGCCTACATGGCCTCGCTCCAGAAGCTCTATGAACGGGCGCAGGACCGGGTCTATTATCCCGCCCATGGCGACCCGATCTTCAATCCGCACCAGTTCGTACGCGGGATGATGGGCCATCGCCGCCAGCGCGAGCGCCAGATCCTGCGCCTGCTCGAAACCGGGCAACTGGCGATTCCCGCGATGGTCGAACAGATGTACAAGGGCCTGAACCCGCACCTGCACGGCGCGGCTGGCCGCTCCGTGCTCGCCCACCTCATCGATCTGGAACGACAGGGGCGGGTCGTTCGTTGGGAAGAACAATGGTCGATCCCGTCCTGA
- a CDS encoding DUF4230 domain-containing protein — MVDPVLTPAPAPASASSPARSSLRQIVLPWFLFALALALAGFLGWRLWQPADAGDPLATSLVAFERQNSLTVFSAELAPVVSSDDSRLFGLVKAKQVAVIPARIDYTVDLAAVDRNRMRWDAATKTLTVRLPPLRLSRPNLDEARAQYLREGMWIGREAQDKLTRENTLMAERLAGQQAANPVLMGLARNAAKDAVRQNLAIPMQVAGFGGVTVTVTIDGESTG, encoded by the coding sequence ATGGTCGATCCCGTCCTGACACCCGCCCCCGCGCCAGCTTCGGCGTCCTCCCCTGCCCGCAGCAGCCTGCGACAGATCGTGCTGCCGTGGTTCCTCTTCGCGCTGGCCCTCGCGCTGGCCGGATTCCTGGGCTGGCGGCTGTGGCAACCGGCGGACGCGGGCGATCCGCTGGCGACCAGCCTTGTCGCCTTCGAGCGGCAGAACAGCCTGACCGTGTTCAGCGCCGAACTGGCCCCGGTGGTGTCGAGCGACGACAGCCGCTTGTTCGGGCTGGTCAAGGCCAAGCAGGTCGCGGTGATCCCCGCGCGGATCGACTACACGGTCGATCTGGCCGCGGTGGACCGCAACCGCATGCGCTGGGATGCGGCGACCAAAACCCTGACCGTGCGCCTGCCCCCGCTGCGCCTGAGCCGCCCCAACCTCGACGAGGCCCGCGCGCAGTACTTGCGCGAGGGCATGTGGATCGGGCGCGAGGCACAGGACAAGCTGACCCGCGAGAACACCCTGATGGCCGAGCGTCTGGCCGGCCAGCAGGCCGCCAATCCCGTGCTGATGGGCCTTGCCCGCAATGCCGCGAAGGACGCGGTACGCCAGAACCTGGCGATCCCGATGCAGGTGGCCGGTTTTGGCGGGGTGACCGTAACCGTTACCATTGATGGCGAAAGCACCGGCTAG
- the nadA gene encoding quinolinate synthase NadA — protein MTAQPTNLAGLDLRAEIDRLRKERNAVILAHYYQRPEIQDLADFVGDSLELSRKAAATDADVIAFCGVKFMAETAKILSPEKIVVLPDLDAGCSLEDSCPPDQFAAFRAAHPDHIALTYINCSTEVKALSDVIVTSSSAEKILAGIPLDQKIIFGPDRHLGGYLNRKMGRDMLLWPGVCIVHEAFSETELLKLKAQHPGAPIAAHPECPAHIVDHADYVGSTSGILDYAKAMSGDTLIVATEPHIIHQMELAMPGKTFIGAPGADGNCNCNICPYMALNTLEKLYLALRDLTPRIEIEEGLRLQAKKSLDAMLAMASGTVGLGDLGPR, from the coding sequence ATGACGGCCCAGCCCACCAATCTTGCCGGTCTCGATCTGCGCGCCGAGATCGACCGCCTGCGCAAGGAACGCAATGCGGTGATCCTCGCGCACTATTACCAGCGTCCCGAAATTCAGGATCTGGCCGATTTCGTGGGCGATTCGCTCGAACTTTCGCGCAAGGCGGCGGCAACCGACGCCGACGTGATCGCCTTTTGCGGCGTGAAGTTCATGGCCGAGACCGCCAAGATCCTGAGCCCGGAAAAGATCGTGGTCCTGCCCGATCTCGACGCCGGGTGCAGCCTTGAGGATTCCTGCCCGCCCGACCAGTTCGCGGCCTTCCGCGCGGCGCATCCCGATCATATCGCGCTCACCTACATCAACTGCTCGACCGAAGTGAAGGCGCTGTCCGACGTCATCGTCACCTCGTCGAGCGCCGAAAAGATCCTCGCGGGCATCCCGCTCGACCAGAAGATCATCTTCGGGCCCGACCGCCATCTGGGCGGCTATCTCAACCGCAAGATGGGCCGCGACATGCTGCTCTGGCCGGGCGTGTGCATCGTCCACGAGGCCTTCAGCGAGACCGAACTGCTCAAGCTCAAGGCCCAGCACCCCGGCGCGCCGATTGCTGCGCACCCCGAATGCCCGGCCCATATCGTCGACCATGCCGACTATGTGGGTTCGACCAGCGGCATCCTCGACTATGCCAAGGCGATGAGCGGCGACACGCTGATCGTGGCGACCGAGCCGCACATCATCCACCAGATGGAACTGGCCATGCCGGGCAAGACTTTCATCGGGGCGCCCGGTGCCGACGGCAACTGCAACTGCAACATCTGCCCCTACATGGCGCTCAACACGCTCGAAAAGCTCTACCTCGCGCTGCGCGACCTGACCCCGCGCATCGAGATCGAGGAAGGCCTGCGGCTGCAAGCCAAGAAGAGCCTCGACGCGATGCTGGCCATGGCCAGCGGCACGGTCGGCCTGGGCGATCTGGGCCCGCGCTGA
- a CDS encoding alkene reductase, whose amino-acid sequence MADTTALDPLFQPLALGAIAAPNRILMAPLTRGRAGRDGVPTPIMAQYYAQRASAGLIISEATGISREGLGWPYAPGLWTAQQVEGWKPVTEALHKAGGRVVAQLWHMGRVVHSDFNDGQPPVSASATRVPGHVHTYEGRKDAVVARPLRIDEMPRLLDDYARAAQNAKLAGFDGVQLHAANGYLIDQFLRDSSNLRDDDYGGSPENRVRLLREVTQRLIEVWGADRVSVRLSPNGDSQGVDDSNPAAVFSVAAQALQDLGIGFLELRQPGPDGTFGSTDVPPQDALIRSIYKGPLVLNSDYTPQAAAADVASGRADAISFGRPFISNPDLVERIRKGAPLAPNKGAPETWYFPVPEGYADYPTLAQEVA is encoded by the coding sequence ATGGCAGACACGACCGCACTCGATCCCCTGTTCCAGCCGCTCGCGCTTGGCGCCATCGCGGCCCCCAACCGCATCCTGATGGCGCCCCTCACCCGTGGCCGCGCCGGGCGCGATGGCGTGCCCACGCCGATCATGGCCCAATACTATGCCCAGCGCGCCAGCGCCGGGCTGATCATTTCCGAAGCCACCGGCATCAGCCGCGAAGGCCTTGGCTGGCCTTATGCGCCGGGCCTGTGGACCGCACAGCAGGTCGAAGGGTGGAAGCCGGTGACCGAGGCGCTCCACAAGGCCGGGGGCCGCGTGGTCGCCCAGCTCTGGCACATGGGCCGCGTGGTCCATTCCGATTTCAACGATGGCCAGCCGCCGGTCTCGGCCTCGGCCACCCGCGTTCCGGGCCATGTCCATACCTATGAAGGCCGCAAGGACGCGGTCGTTGCCCGCCCGCTGCGCATCGACGAGATGCCCCGCCTGCTCGACGACTATGCCCGCGCCGCGCAGAACGCCAAGCTCGCCGGGTTCGACGGCGTGCAGCTCCATGCCGCCAATGGCTACCTGATCGACCAGTTCCTGCGCGATTCGTCGAACCTGCGCGACGACGATTACGGCGGCAGCCCGGAAAACCGCGTGCGCCTGCTGCGCGAAGTGACCCAGCGGCTGATCGAAGTCTGGGGCGCGGATCGCGTCTCGGTCCGTCTCTCGCCCAATGGCGACAGCCAGGGGGTCGACGACAGCAACCCGGCGGCAGTGTTCTCGGTCGCCGCACAGGCGCTTCAGGATCTGGGCATCGGCTTCCTCGAACTGCGCCAGCCGGGGCCGGACGGCACTTTCGGATCGACCGACGTTCCCCCGCAGGACGCGCTGATCCGCTCGATCTACAAGGGCCCGCTGGTGCTCAACAGCGACTATACCCCGCAGGCCGCCGCCGCCGACGTGGCCTCGGGCCGGGCCGATGCGATCAGCTTCGGGCGTCCGTTCATCTCCAACCCCGATCTGGTCGAGCGCATCCGCAAGGGCGCCCCGCTCGCCCCCAACAAGGGCGCGCCGGAAACCTGGTACTTCCCGGTTCCCGAAGGCTATGCCGACTATCCCACGCTCGCGCAGGAAGTCGCCTGA
- a CDS encoding LysR family transcriptional regulator gives MRSPTRPDPALPRSGPLDSASPPLPAGRMPLSIRQLRFFVALSQTGNFSRAAEAMAVSQPALSAAIRQIETLLDTRLFDRTTHSVVPTQAGRALLPHAWRLLTTADNAFADMTSVLRNSRATVRIGAIPSALPATAQIVARIDEDAQGVNLHLADGTSDTLIAELRRGALDMAVCVASLIDEGLVSTPLIEDDMTLVLSRNHPLAGAPSLHWSALAGMEVVHFNSGSIGEISASAMRENNIVHSRRFRVDHMESLFGLARSGLAAGVMPRLYVRGHDPAALAVIPLVEPSIRRKVVLLAGAHLADEHPPAAAIAAHLAQVLPGALGAVV, from the coding sequence ATGCGCTCCCCCACCCGGCCCGATCCGGCCTTGCCCCGGTCCGGCCCGCTCGATTCGGCCTCTCCGCCGCTTCCCGCCGGGCGCATGCCGCTCTCGATCCGGCAGTTGCGTTTTTTCGTCGCGCTCAGCCAGACCGGCAATTTCAGCCGCGCGGCCGAGGCCATGGCGGTCTCGCAACCGGCCCTGAGCGCCGCCATCCGCCAGATCGAAACCCTGCTCGACACCCGCCTGTTCGACCGCACGACCCATTCGGTGGTGCCCACGCAAGCCGGGCGCGCGCTTCTGCCCCATGCCTGGCGTCTGCTGACCACCGCCGACAATGCCTTTGCCGACATGACCAGCGTGTTGCGCAACAGCCGCGCCACCGTGCGGATCGGGGCGATCCCTTCGGCCTTGCCCGCCACGGCGCAGATCGTCGCCCGGATCGACGAGGATGCGCAAGGCGTGAACCTCCATCTGGCCGATGGCACCAGCGACACCCTGATTGCCGAGTTGCGGCGCGGCGCGCTCGACATGGCGGTCTGCGTGGCGAGCCTGATCGACGAGGGGCTGGTTTCCACCCCCCTGATCGAGGATGACATGACCCTCGTGCTCTCGCGCAACCACCCGCTGGCAGGCGCGCCATCCTTGCACTGGAGCGCGCTGGCGGGGATGGAAGTGGTCCATTTCAACAGCGGCAGCATCGGCGAAATCAGCGCCTCGGCCATGCGCGAGAACAATATCGTCCACTCGCGCCGCTTCCGGGTGGATCACATGGAATCGCTGTTCGGTCTGGCGCGCAGCGGGCTGGCCGCCGGGGTCATGCCCCGGCTCTATGTGCGTGGCCACGATCCTGCGGCGCTGGCGGTGATCCCGCTGGTCGAACCTTCGATCCGCCGCAAGGTGGTGCTGCTGGCAGGCGCGCATCTGGCCGATGAACATCCCCCGGCAGCGGCCATTGCCGCCCATCTGGCGCAAGTGCTGCCCGGCGCGCTGGGCGCGGTGGTCTGA
- a CDS encoding TonB-dependent receptor domain-containing protein — protein sequence MPSPAHVPSRGPSGCVLRKGALLGVSLLAMVPGVVFAQDNPAPASADPGAGPDAGIVVTGSRIRVPNATSVSPITTVGAADLAQRGVTRLEDMLNTLPQVYADQGGGNRGGTVGASGTATINLRNLGNQRTLVLINGRRLMQGDPARSAAQAADINNVPAALVERIDVVTGGASAVYGSDALAGVVNFVLKKNFQGLQLDASNGLYQHDNGNPIAAVATAAGQHPAQGSTFDGLQQSISLTAGHNFAGGRGNVTAFVGYRHIEGVGTNSRDFSTCNLNATASGYACSLSSTTYPAQFQLTNPATGATRGSYTLDRSTGNTLRTYRTSDGFNNGNTYDLQAPDERINADLMAHFEVSPAVEIYGEMMFMHDKSDIRLSPTGVFTVPESINCSNPFLSAQEQNLICSSVGLTPAQNATVNVSMRNAPGGSRHDITTHTSYRVVGGVRGQFARGWHYDVYAQYGRTNYDSRLTGDISLARFANSLRAVAGPNGQPVCESALNGTDTACVPLNIFSTTGVTPEALNYVQGTFTRTGFTEETIVSGSVTGDLGLTLPMASNPISVALGTEYRDERIGFTPDSHYSSRDVAGNSGGEYPISGAFNVKELYGEVRVPLAEDHPFLKSLAVESGIRYSHYSTAGDTLAWKAGAEWAPSSAIRLRGSFQHAVRAPNLVELFGPQRVTTARLTDPCEGAHPTATFAQCAGSGVTADQYGAIEPAAGQLSGALVGGNPNLRPEKSNTKSFGIQLAPPSLRGLTLSVDYFDIKVDQLITTLPATITLSQCITAGAFCDQIERNPATGSLVNSGYVLTTNINAGYLQTSGIDFAASGRQSLEDLFGSRLGTVGFSFSGTFTNKYEVQIVPGTQPYRCDGYFGVTCGQPIPTWRHRATFDWVAPSGAVRLAATWRFIGGTSNDRTSSATFLTGSYQPYDARLKAMHYFDLAASFDVARSYTLRLGVNNLFDRDPPLTASTSGQTSNGAFFAGMYDSLGRYLFASITARL from the coding sequence ATGCCGTCACCTGCTCACGTTCCGTCGCGCGGCCCATCGGGCTGCGTCTTGCGCAAGGGTGCGCTGCTGGGTGTTTCGCTGCTGGCCATGGTGCCCGGCGTGGTCTTCGCGCAGGACAATCCAGCCCCTGCATCTGCTGATCCGGGTGCCGGTCCAGATGCTGGTATCGTCGTGACAGGGTCGCGCATCCGCGTTCCCAATGCCACCAGCGTCAGCCCGATCACCACCGTGGGCGCAGCAGACCTCGCGCAGCGCGGCGTCACCCGCCTTGAAGACATGCTCAACACCCTGCCCCAGGTCTATGCCGACCAGGGCGGCGGCAACCGTGGCGGCACCGTGGGCGCGAGCGGCACGGCGACGATCAACTTGCGCAACCTTGGCAACCAGCGCACCCTCGTGCTGATCAACGGGCGCCGCCTGATGCAGGGCGATCCCGCCCGCTCGGCGGCCCAGGCTGCCGACATCAACAACGTGCCCGCCGCCCTTGTCGAGCGGATCGACGTGGTGACCGGCGGCGCCTCGGCGGTCTATGGCTCGGATGCACTGGCCGGTGTCGTCAACTTCGTGCTCAAGAAGAACTTCCAGGGCCTCCAGCTCGACGCGAGCAACGGCCTCTACCAGCACGACAACGGCAATCCGATCGCCGCAGTCGCCACCGCCGCCGGGCAGCACCCGGCGCAGGGCAGCACCTTCGACGGCCTCCAGCAGAGCATCTCGCTGACCGCCGGACACAATTTTGCCGGTGGCCGCGGCAATGTGACCGCTTTCGTGGGCTATCGCCATATCGAGGGCGTGGGCACCAATTCACGCGATTTCTCGACCTGCAACCTCAACGCGACCGCCTCGGGCTATGCCTGCTCGCTGTCCTCGACGACCTACCCGGCGCAGTTCCAGCTGACCAACCCGGCCACGGGCGCCACGCGCGGCAGCTATACGCTCGACCGCTCGACCGGCAACACCTTGCGCACCTATCGCACGTCCGACGGGTTCAACAACGGCAATACCTACGATCTCCAGGCGCCCGACGAGCGCATCAATGCCGACCTGATGGCCCATTTCGAGGTCTCCCCGGCGGTCGAGATCTATGGCGAAATGATGTTCATGCACGACAAGTCGGACATCCGCCTGTCGCCCACGGGCGTCTTCACCGTGCCCGAGAGCATCAACTGCTCGAACCCGTTCCTTTCGGCGCAGGAACAGAACCTGATCTGTTCGTCGGTCGGCCTCACCCCTGCCCAGAACGCCACGGTCAACGTCTCGATGCGCAATGCGCCGGGCGGTTCGCGCCACGACATCACCACCCACACCTCGTATCGCGTGGTGGGCGGCGTGCGCGGCCAGTTCGCGCGCGGCTGGCACTATGATGTCTATGCCCAGTATGGCCGGACCAACTACGATTCGCGCCTGACCGGCGACATCTCGCTCGCCCGCTTTGCCAATTCGCTGCGCGCGGTGGCCGGGCCCAATGGCCAGCCGGTGTGCGAAAGCGCGCTCAACGGCACCGACACCGCCTGCGTGCCGCTCAACATCTTCTCGACCACCGGTGTCACCCCCGAAGCGCTCAACTATGTGCAGGGCACCTTCACCCGCACCGGCTTCACCGAGGAAACCATCGTCAGCGGCTCGGTCACCGGCGACCTTGGCCTGACCCTGCCGATGGCCAGCAACCCGATCAGCGTGGCGCTGGGCACCGAATATCGCGACGAGCGCATCGGCTTTACCCCCGACAGCCACTATTCGAGCCGCGACGTGGCGGGCAACTCGGGCGGGGAATATCCGATTTCGGGCGCGTTCAACGTCAAGGAACTCTATGGCGAAGTCCGCGTGCCGCTGGCCGAGGACCATCCGTTCCTCAAGAGCCTCGCGGTCGAATCGGGCATCCGCTATTCGCACTACAGCACCGCGGGCGACACGCTGGCCTGGAAGGCCGGGGCTGAATGGGCCCCCTCGAGCGCGATCCGCCTGCGCGGCAGCTTCCAGCACGCCGTGCGCGCGCCCAACCTCGTCGAACTGTTCGGCCCCCAGCGCGTGACCACCGCGCGCCTGACCGACCCGTGCGAAGGCGCCCACCCGACCGCGACGTTTGCCCAGTGCGCGGGCTCGGGCGTGACCGCCGACCAGTATGGCGCGATCGAACCGGCCGCCGGGCAGCTTTCGGGCGCGCTCGTGGGCGGCAACCCCAATTTGCGCCCGGAAAAGTCGAACACCAAGAGCTTCGGCATCCAGCTTGCCCCGCCCTCCCTGCGCGGGCTGACGCTCTCGGTCGACTACTTCGACATCAAGGTCGACCAGCTGATCACCACGCTTCCCGCGACGATCACGCTCAGCCAGTGCATCACGGCAGGCGCCTTCTGCGACCAGATCGAGCGCAACCCGGCCACCGGCTCGCTCGTTAACAGCGGCTATGTGCTGACCACCAATATCAACGCGGGCTATCTCCAGACCTCGGGCATCGACTTTGCCGCCAGCGGCAGGCAGAGCCTCGAAGACCTGTTCGGCAGCCGTCTGGGCACCGTGGGCTTCAGCTTCTCGGGCACGTTCACCAACAAGTACGAAGTCCAGATCGTGCCGGGCACCCAGCCCTATCGCTGCGACGGCTACTTTGGCGTGACCTGCGGACAGCCGATCCCCACCTGGCGCCACCGCGCCACGTTCGACTGGGTCGCGCCGAGCGGCGCGGTGCGTCTGGCGGCCACCTGGCGCTTCATCGGCGGCACCAGCAACGACCGCACCAGCAGCGCCACGTTCCTGACCGGCAGCTACCAGCCCTATGACGCTAGGCTGAAGGCCATGCACTACTTCGATCTGGCCGCCTCGTTCGACGTGGCCCGCTCGTACACGCTGCGCCTTGGCGTCAACAACCTGTTCGACCGCGATCCCCCGCTCACCGCGAGCACCAGCGGCCAGACCTCGAACGGGGCCTTCTTCGCAGGCATGTACGATTCGCTCGGCCGCTATCTTTTCGCGAGCATTACCGCCAGGCTGTGA
- a CDS encoding nucleoside hydrolase, producing MTRPLRLLLAASLAALVAAANPAAAASPAVSPAPKAAAKVGPKASGKAADNRVMIFFDNDFLGPGQSNIQSMIPLLRDPRVNLLGVGVVTGDAWMTEETAHLLRFLEIAGRPDVPVYKGSPMPLLRTQAEMANWEARFGRIPFKGAWNAPRPGRTYHPDEPDLVPPLPEGAPTIKPRHEGAVEALVAAVHAHPGQVTIVAAGPLTNIALALRVAPDIAQLAKEIVIEPGKLDTAFARTTSNTDYSTDFNFLFDPEAAHIVLTAPWKAITLVGNVSSSVRASPEVIAKIAASPSPVARYFKTYARTGQPLWDEITVALAIDRSLVTQDLTVRMDVDTMPGMHYGEPQVWPEETAPRTGVRQVHLVRAIDADRFLSGFVGQARQ from the coding sequence ATGACCAGACCGCTTCGCCTGCTGCTCGCCGCATCGCTGGCCGCTCTTGTCGCAGCGGCCAATCCCGCTGCCGCCGCCAGCCCTGCCGTCAGCCCAGCCCCCAAGGCCGCCGCGAAAGTGGGCCCCAAGGCTTCTGGCAAAGCAGCCGACAACCGGGTGATGATCTTCTTCGACAACGATTTCCTCGGGCCGGGCCAGAGCAATATCCAGTCGATGATCCCGCTCCTGCGCGATCCCCGCGTCAACCTGCTGGGGGTGGGCGTGGTGACGGGCGATGCGTGGATGACCGAGGAAACCGCGCACCTGCTGCGCTTCCTCGAAATCGCCGGGCGCCCTGACGTGCCGGTCTACAAGGGATCGCCCATGCCGCTGCTGCGCACCCAGGCCGAAATGGCCAACTGGGAAGCGCGCTTTGGCCGCATTCCGTTCAAGGGCGCGTGGAATGCTCCGCGTCCGGGCCGCACCTATCACCCCGACGAGCCCGATCTGGTCCCCCCGCTGCCCGAGGGCGCGCCCACCATCAAGCCCCGCCACGAGGGCGCGGTCGAGGCGCTGGTCGCCGCCGTGCACGCCCATCCCGGACAGGTCACCATCGTTGCGGCAGGCCCCCTCACCAATATTGCGCTGGCTCTTCGGGTCGCACCGGACATCGCGCAACTGGCCAAGGAGATCGTGATCGAGCCGGGCAAACTGGACACCGCCTTCGCGCGCACGACCTCCAACACCGACTATTCGACCGACTTCAACTTCCTGTTCGATCCCGAGGCCGCGCACATCGTGCTCACCGCCCCGTGGAAGGCAATCACGCTGGTCGGCAATGTCAGTTCGAGCGTCAGGGCCAGCCCCGAAGTAATCGCAAAAATCGCCGCCTCGCCAAGCCCGGTCGCCCGCTATTTCAAGACTTATGCCCGCACCGGCCAGCCGCTGTGGGACGAGATCACCGTGGCTCTCGCCATCGACCGCTCGCTCGTCACGCAGGACCTCACCGTGCGCATGGATGTCGATACCATGCCCGGCATGCATTATGGCGAGCCGCAAGTCTGGCCTGAAGAAACCGCGCCGCGCACCGGCGTCCGGCAGGTCCACCTCGTGCGCGCCATCGACGCCGACCGCTTCCTGAGCGGCTTTGTCGGGCAGGCCCGCCAGTGA